A part of Bombus huntii isolate Logan2020A chromosome 16, iyBomHunt1.1, whole genome shotgun sequence genomic DNA contains:
- the LOC126874766 gene encoding plasma membrane calcium-transporting ATPase 2 isoform X2, whose product MATIDGRPTQYGITLKQLRELMELRGREGVNKISSYGGVQEICKKLYTSPSEGLSGSAADIQHRRDTFGSNQIPPKPPKTFLQLVWEALQDVTLIILEVAALVSLGLSFYQPADDEERPLIDEDESKYGWIEGAAIFVSVILVVIVTASNDYSKEKQFRGLQSRIEGEHRFSVIRQGEVKQISVTDIVVGDICQIKYGDLLPADGILIQSNDLKVDESSLTGESDHVKKGESFDPMVLSGTHVMEGSGKMLVTAVGVNSQAGIIFTLLGAAVDQQEQEIKKMKKGDEAGEITGNSHVSGGKHEAGENHHAASHAGGAEGKKEKSVLQAKLTKLAIQIGYAGSTIAVLTVIILVIQFCVTTFVIEGKPWKNMYAGDLVRHLIIGVTVLVVAVPEGLPLAVTLSLAYSVKKMMKDNNLVRHLDACETMGNATAICSDKTGTLTTNRMTVVQSYICEKMSKKVPEFSEIPSHIGNLIIQAIAVNSAYTSRIMPPQEPTELPLQVGNKTECALLGFVVALGMNYQTIRDDQPEETFTRVYTFNSVRKSMSTVIPRKGGGYRLFTKGASEIIMKKCAFIYGREGHLEKFTREMQERLVKNVIEPMACDGLRTICVAYRDFVPGKAEINQVHIDNDPNWEDEENVVNNLTCLCIVGIEDPVRPEVPDAIRKCQKAGITVRMVTGDNINTARSIALKCGIFKPNEDFLILEGKEFNRRIRDANGEVQQHLLDKVWPRLRVLARSSPTDKYTLVKGIIDSKASVSREVVAVTGDGTNDGPALKKADVGFAMGIAGTDVAKEASDIILTDDNFSSIVKAVMWGRNVYDSIAKFLQFQLTVNIVAVIVAFIGACAVQDSPLKAVQMLWVNLIMDTLASLALATEMPTSDLLLRKPYGRTKPLISRTMMKNILGQAVYQLSVIFMLLFVGDKMLDIETGRGVAQTGGGPTQHFTIIFNTFVMMTLFNEFNARKIHGQRNVFQGIFTNPIFYSIWIMTCLAQVIIIQYGKMAFSTKALTLEQWMWCLFFGVGTLLWGQVITTIPTRKIPKILSWGRGQPDDIGAINLGDEKFDPDSDKKPRAGQILWIRGLTRLQTQTSNRTLVQNVSVTGRSPSQDYYMLRVIRAFKSTLEDLEERRSVHSLHSLHSMRSSRSHTGPRPLSDFTYIDEDPTNTALNASKGNLPNKTADQDHTAARMNSSTSPLLLSVTGSGNAYNHHHNTTINTTNDNRSSSNSALNQAQQPNHTQMQSNNNSNRDSNTGNSLLLSSNNLALPELTKLVHETSI is encoded by the exons TACAACTAGTGTGGGAAGCTCTTCAAGATGTTACATTAATCATCTTGGAAGTAGCTGCATTGGTTTCATTAGGTCTTAGCTTTTATCAGCCAGCAGATGATGAGGAGAGAC CTTTGATAGATGAAGATGAATCAAAGTACGGTTGGATAGAAGGAGCTGCTATATTTGTTTCTGTGATCTTGGTGGTAATAGTAACAGCTTCCAATGATTACTCTAAGGAAAAACAGTTTAGGGGTCTCCAAAGTCGGATAGAAGGGGAGCATAGATTCTCTGTCATTCGGCAAGGAGAGGTCAAACAGATCTCTGTGACTGACATTGTTGTTGGTGATATATGTCAG ATAAAATATGGAGACCTGCTGCCAGCAGATGGTATCCTTATACAAAGCAACGATCTCAAAGTGGATGAGTCCAGTTTAACCGGAGAGTCAGACCATGTTAAAAAAGGagaatcgttcgatcccaTGGTACTCTCAG GTACACATGTGATGGAGGGTTCTGGGAAAATGTTAGTTACCGCTGTGGGCGTTAACTCGCAGGCTGGTATTATCTTTACTTTGTTGGGTGCTGCTGTTGAtcaacaagaacaagaaatcAAGAAGATGAAGAAAG GAGATGAAGCTGGAGAAATAACTGGAAACAGCCATGTGAGTGGAGGCAAGCACGAGGCCGGGGAGAACCATCACGCAGCCAGCCATGCGGGCGGAGCAGaagggaagaaagagaagagtgTTTTACAAGCCAAGCTAACTAAACTCGCCATACAAATCGGTTATGCCGGCTCGACCATAGCAGTGCTTACTGTTATCATTCTAGTCATTCAGTTCTGCGTTACCACGTTTGTGATAGAGGGGAAACCTTGGAAAAATATGTACGCTGGTGATCTGGTGCGGCATTTGATCATTGGTGTAACGGTACTCGTAGTCGCCGTTCCCGAAGGTCTTCCTCTAGCTGTCACCCTCTCCCTCGCTTATTCCGTTAAG AAAATGATGAAAGACAACAACTTGGTACGTCATTTGGATGCTTGCGAAACTATGGGTAACGCCACGGCAATCTGTTCGGACAAGACTGGTACCCTGACAACCAACCGGATGACCGTCGTTCAGTCGTACATATGCGAGAAAATGAGCAAAAAGGTCCCGGAGTTCTCGGAGATCCCGTCGCACATCGGAAACTTAATAATTCAAGCTATCGCTGTTAATTCGGCGTACACATCCAGAATAATGCCCCCGCAGGAACCTACAGAATTGCCGCTTCAAGTCGGTAATAAAACCGAATGTGCCTTACTTGGATTCGTAGTAGCCCTGGGCATGAACTATCAGACGATACGAGACGATCAACCTGAGGAAACCTTCACACGGGTGTACACGTTCAATAGCGTTAGGAAGAGCATGTCTACTGTCATCCCGAGGAAAGGTGGTGGATACAGACTCTTCACCAAGGGCGCTTCCGAGATCATTATGAAGAA ATGTGCCTTTATATATGGTCGTGAAGGTCATTTGGAGAAATTTACCAGAGAGATGCAGGAGCGTCTGGTAAAGAACGTGATCGAGCCGATGGCGTGCGACGGACTCCGTACGATCTGCGTCGCATATCGCGACTTCGTTCCCGGCAAGGCAGAGATCAATCAGGTTCACATCGACAACGATCCAAATTGGGAGGACGAGGAGAACGTCGTAAACAATCTCACGTGTTTGTGCATCGTCGGTATTGAGGACCCGGTACGTCCGGAGGTGCCGGACGCGATCAGGAAGTGTCAGAAGGCGGGCATCACTGTGCGAATGGTGACTGGAGACAATATAAATACTGCGCGTTCCATTGCCCTGAAATGTGGGATTTTTAAGCCGAACGAAGACTTCCTGATCTTAGAAGGCAAAGAGTTCAACAGGAGGATCCGTGACGCTAACGGCGAGGTACAGCAACATTTGCTGGACAAAGTGTGGCCGAGGTTAAGGGTGTTGGCTAGGTCGTCGCCTACAGACAAATACACGCTCGTGAAAGGCATAATCGATAGCAAAGCGAGCGTGAGTCGCGAGGTTGTTGCTGTAACCGGTGATGGAACGAATGACGGTCCTGCTTTGAAAAAGGCGGATGTCGGCTTTGCCATGGGCATTGCCGGCACCGATGTCGCTAAAGAAGCTTCTGATATCATTCTAACGGACGATAATTTCTCGTCGATCGTGAAGGCAGTTATGTGGGGTAGAAACGTCTACGATAGTATAGCGAAGTTCTTGCAGTTTCAATTGACCGTCAATATCGTCGCTGTTATAGTTGCTTTTATCGGAGCATGTGCCGTGCAAGATTCCCCCCTTAAAGCGGTGCAGATGTTGTGGGTGAACTTAATCATGGACACATTAGCATCTCTTGCATTGGCCACCGAAATGCCAACGTCTGACCTTCTTCTTCGTAAACCGTACGGTCGCACGAAGCCGCTCATCTCCAGGACAATGATGAAGAACATTCTCGGCCAAGCTGTCTATCAATTGTCTGTAATTTTTATGCTTCTTTTCGTTG GTGATAAGATGCTTGACATCGAAACAGGCCGGGGAGTTGCGCAGACTGGTGGCGGTCCAACGCAGCACTTCACCATCATCTTCAACACATTCGTCATGATGACTCTTTTCAACGAATTTAACGCTAGGAAAATCCATGGTCAGCGTAATGTCTTCCAAGGAATATTCACCAACCCCATCTTTTACTCTATCTGGATCATGACATGTCTAGCGCAG GTAATTATCATACAATACGGTAAAATGGCGTTCAGCACGAAAGCTCTCACATTAGAACAATGGATGTGGTGCCTGTTCTTCGGAGTCGGTACTCTATTGTGGGGCCAAGTAATTACGACTATTCCTACGCGCAAGATTCCTAAAATCCTTTC ATGGGGCCGCGGCCAGCCGGATGATATCGGTGCGATCAATCTCGGAGATGAGAAATTCGACCCTGACTCGGATAAAAAGCCGCGCGCAGGACAAATTCTATGGATCCGTGGTCTAACACGACTACAGACACAG ACGAGCAATAGAACTCTGGTGCAGAATGTATCTGTGACAGGCAGATCCCCCTCTCAGGATTACTATATG CTACGAGTAATAAGAGCGTTCAAGTCGACTCTGGAAGATTTGGAGGAGCGTCGCTCTGTCCATAGTTTACACAGCTTACACAGTATGCGCAGCTCACGCAGCCACACCGGGCCCCGACCACTATCTGACTTCACATACATTGACGAAGACCCGACAAACACCGCGCTGAACGCCAGCAAGGGCAATTTGCCGAACAAAACCGCCGACCAGGACCACACAGCCGCCAGGATGAACAGCTCTACGTCGCCGTTGCTGCTCAGCGTCACGGGATCGGGGAACGCATACAACCACCATCATAATACCACCATAAACACCACCAATGACAATAGATCCTCGTCCAATAGCGCCCTAAACCAGGCCCAACAACCCAACCATACGCAGATGCAGAGtaacaacaacagcaacagagACAGCAACACAGGAAACTCCCTGCTTCTCAGCTCCAATAATCTGGCCCTCCCGGAATTGACGAAGCTCGTGCATGAAACCAGCATTTAA
- the LOC126874766 gene encoding plasma membrane calcium-transporting ATPase 2 isoform X3, producing the protein MATIDGRPTQYGITLKQLRELMELRGREGVNKISSYGGVQEICKKLYTSPSEGLSGSAADIQHRRDTFGSNQIPPKPPKTFLQLVWEALQDVTLIILEVAALVSLGLSFYQPADDEERPLIDEDESKYGWIEGAAIFVSVILVVIVTASNDYSKEKQFRGLQSRIEGEHRFSVIRQGEVKQISVTDIVVGDICQIKYGDLLPADGILIQSNDLKVDESSLTGESDHVKKGESFDPMVLSGTHVMEGSGKMLVTAVGVNSQAGIIFTLLGAAVDQQEQEIKKMKKEAKKQRKKKSLTGDEAGEITGNSHVSGGKHEAGENHHAASHAGGAEGKKEKSVLQAKLTKLAIQIGYAGSTIAVLTVIILVIQFCVTTFVIEGKPWKNMYAGDLVRHLIIGVTVLVVAVPEGLPLAVTLSLAYSVKKMMKDNNLVRHLDACETMGNATAICSDKTGTLTTNRMTVVQSYICEKMSKKVPEFSEIPSHIGNLIIQAIAVNSAYTSRIMPPQEPTELPLQVGNKTECALLGFVVALGMNYQTIRDDQPEETFTRVYTFNSVRKSMSTVIPRKGGGYRLFTKGASEIIMKKCAFIYGREGHLEKFTREMQERLVKNVIEPMACDGLRTICVAYRDFVPGKAEINQVHIDNDPNWEDEENVVNNLTCLCIVGIEDPVRPEVPDAIRKCQKAGITVRMVTGDNINTARSIALKCGIFKPNEDFLILEGKEFNRRIRDANGEVQQHLLDKVWPRLRVLARSSPTDKYTLVKGIIDSKASVSREVVAVTGDGTNDGPALKKADVGFAMGIAGTDVAKEASDIILTDDNFSSIVKAVMWGRNVYDSIAKFLQFQLTVNIVAVIVAFIGACAVQDSPLKAVQMLWVNLIMDTLASLALATEMPTSDLLLRKPYGRTKPLISRTMMKNILGQAVYQLSVIFMLLFVGDKMLDIETGRGVAQTGGGPTQHFTIIFNTFVMMTLFNEFNARKIHGQRNVFQGIFTNPIFYSIWIMTCLAQVIIIQYGKMAFSTKALTLEQWMWCLFFGVGTLLWGQVITTIPTRKIPKILSWGRGQPDDIGAINLGDEKFDPDSDKKPRAGQILWIRGLTRLQTQLRVIRAFKSTLEDLEERRSVHSLHSLHSMRSSRSHTGPRPLSDFTYIDEDPTNTALNASKGNLPNKTADQDHTAARMNSSTSPLLLSVTGSGNAYNHHHNTTINTTNDNRSSSNSALNQAQQPNHTQMQSNNNSNRDSNTGNSLLLSSNNLALPELTKLVHETSI; encoded by the exons TACAACTAGTGTGGGAAGCTCTTCAAGATGTTACATTAATCATCTTGGAAGTAGCTGCATTGGTTTCATTAGGTCTTAGCTTTTATCAGCCAGCAGATGATGAGGAGAGAC CTTTGATAGATGAAGATGAATCAAAGTACGGTTGGATAGAAGGAGCTGCTATATTTGTTTCTGTGATCTTGGTGGTAATAGTAACAGCTTCCAATGATTACTCTAAGGAAAAACAGTTTAGGGGTCTCCAAAGTCGGATAGAAGGGGAGCATAGATTCTCTGTCATTCGGCAAGGAGAGGTCAAACAGATCTCTGTGACTGACATTGTTGTTGGTGATATATGTCAG ATAAAATATGGAGACCTGCTGCCAGCAGATGGTATCCTTATACAAAGCAACGATCTCAAAGTGGATGAGTCCAGTTTAACCGGAGAGTCAGACCATGTTAAAAAAGGagaatcgttcgatcccaTGGTACTCTCAG GTACACATGTGATGGAGGGTTCTGGGAAAATGTTAGTTACCGCTGTGGGCGTTAACTCGCAGGCTGGTATTATCTTTACTTTGTTGGGTGCTGCTGTTGAtcaacaagaacaagaaatcAAGAAGATGAAGAAAG AGGCTAAGAAGCAGCGGAAGAAGAAGTCATTAACAG GAGATGAAGCTGGAGAAATAACTGGAAACAGCCATGTGAGTGGAGGCAAGCACGAGGCCGGGGAGAACCATCACGCAGCCAGCCATGCGGGCGGAGCAGaagggaagaaagagaagagtgTTTTACAAGCCAAGCTAACTAAACTCGCCATACAAATCGGTTATGCCGGCTCGACCATAGCAGTGCTTACTGTTATCATTCTAGTCATTCAGTTCTGCGTTACCACGTTTGTGATAGAGGGGAAACCTTGGAAAAATATGTACGCTGGTGATCTGGTGCGGCATTTGATCATTGGTGTAACGGTACTCGTAGTCGCCGTTCCCGAAGGTCTTCCTCTAGCTGTCACCCTCTCCCTCGCTTATTCCGTTAAG AAAATGATGAAAGACAACAACTTGGTACGTCATTTGGATGCTTGCGAAACTATGGGTAACGCCACGGCAATCTGTTCGGACAAGACTGGTACCCTGACAACCAACCGGATGACCGTCGTTCAGTCGTACATATGCGAGAAAATGAGCAAAAAGGTCCCGGAGTTCTCGGAGATCCCGTCGCACATCGGAAACTTAATAATTCAAGCTATCGCTGTTAATTCGGCGTACACATCCAGAATAATGCCCCCGCAGGAACCTACAGAATTGCCGCTTCAAGTCGGTAATAAAACCGAATGTGCCTTACTTGGATTCGTAGTAGCCCTGGGCATGAACTATCAGACGATACGAGACGATCAACCTGAGGAAACCTTCACACGGGTGTACACGTTCAATAGCGTTAGGAAGAGCATGTCTACTGTCATCCCGAGGAAAGGTGGTGGATACAGACTCTTCACCAAGGGCGCTTCCGAGATCATTATGAAGAA ATGTGCCTTTATATATGGTCGTGAAGGTCATTTGGAGAAATTTACCAGAGAGATGCAGGAGCGTCTGGTAAAGAACGTGATCGAGCCGATGGCGTGCGACGGACTCCGTACGATCTGCGTCGCATATCGCGACTTCGTTCCCGGCAAGGCAGAGATCAATCAGGTTCACATCGACAACGATCCAAATTGGGAGGACGAGGAGAACGTCGTAAACAATCTCACGTGTTTGTGCATCGTCGGTATTGAGGACCCGGTACGTCCGGAGGTGCCGGACGCGATCAGGAAGTGTCAGAAGGCGGGCATCACTGTGCGAATGGTGACTGGAGACAATATAAATACTGCGCGTTCCATTGCCCTGAAATGTGGGATTTTTAAGCCGAACGAAGACTTCCTGATCTTAGAAGGCAAAGAGTTCAACAGGAGGATCCGTGACGCTAACGGCGAGGTACAGCAACATTTGCTGGACAAAGTGTGGCCGAGGTTAAGGGTGTTGGCTAGGTCGTCGCCTACAGACAAATACACGCTCGTGAAAGGCATAATCGATAGCAAAGCGAGCGTGAGTCGCGAGGTTGTTGCTGTAACCGGTGATGGAACGAATGACGGTCCTGCTTTGAAAAAGGCGGATGTCGGCTTTGCCATGGGCATTGCCGGCACCGATGTCGCTAAAGAAGCTTCTGATATCATTCTAACGGACGATAATTTCTCGTCGATCGTGAAGGCAGTTATGTGGGGTAGAAACGTCTACGATAGTATAGCGAAGTTCTTGCAGTTTCAATTGACCGTCAATATCGTCGCTGTTATAGTTGCTTTTATCGGAGCATGTGCCGTGCAAGATTCCCCCCTTAAAGCGGTGCAGATGTTGTGGGTGAACTTAATCATGGACACATTAGCATCTCTTGCATTGGCCACCGAAATGCCAACGTCTGACCTTCTTCTTCGTAAACCGTACGGTCGCACGAAGCCGCTCATCTCCAGGACAATGATGAAGAACATTCTCGGCCAAGCTGTCTATCAATTGTCTGTAATTTTTATGCTTCTTTTCGTTG GTGATAAGATGCTTGACATCGAAACAGGCCGGGGAGTTGCGCAGACTGGTGGCGGTCCAACGCAGCACTTCACCATCATCTTCAACACATTCGTCATGATGACTCTTTTCAACGAATTTAACGCTAGGAAAATCCATGGTCAGCGTAATGTCTTCCAAGGAATATTCACCAACCCCATCTTTTACTCTATCTGGATCATGACATGTCTAGCGCAG GTAATTATCATACAATACGGTAAAATGGCGTTCAGCACGAAAGCTCTCACATTAGAACAATGGATGTGGTGCCTGTTCTTCGGAGTCGGTACTCTATTGTGGGGCCAAGTAATTACGACTATTCCTACGCGCAAGATTCCTAAAATCCTTTC ATGGGGCCGCGGCCAGCCGGATGATATCGGTGCGATCAATCTCGGAGATGAGAAATTCGACCCTGACTCGGATAAAAAGCCGCGCGCAGGACAAATTCTATGGATCCGTGGTCTAACACGACTACAGACACAG CTACGAGTAATAAGAGCGTTCAAGTCGACTCTGGAAGATTTGGAGGAGCGTCGCTCTGTCCATAGTTTACACAGCTTACACAGTATGCGCAGCTCACGCAGCCACACCGGGCCCCGACCACTATCTGACTTCACATACATTGACGAAGACCCGACAAACACCGCGCTGAACGCCAGCAAGGGCAATTTGCCGAACAAAACCGCCGACCAGGACCACACAGCCGCCAGGATGAACAGCTCTACGTCGCCGTTGCTGCTCAGCGTCACGGGATCGGGGAACGCATACAACCACCATCATAATACCACCATAAACACCACCAATGACAATAGATCCTCGTCCAATAGCGCCCTAAACCAGGCCCAACAACCCAACCATACGCAGATGCAGAGtaacaacaacagcaacagagACAGCAACACAGGAAACTCCCTGCTTCTCAGCTCCAATAATCTGGCCCTCCCGGAATTGACGAAGCTCGTGCATGAAACCAGCATTTAA
- the LOC126874766 gene encoding plasma membrane calcium-transporting ATPase 3 isoform X12: MATIDGRPTQYGITLKQLRELMELRGREGVNKISSYGGVQEICKKLYTSPSEGLSGSAADIQHRRDTFGSNQIPPKPPKTFLQLVWEALQDVTLIILEVAALVSLGLSFYQPADDEERPLIDEDESKYGWIEGAAIFVSVILVVIVTASNDYSKEKQFRGLQSRIEGEHRFSVIRQGEVKQISVTDIVVGDICQIKYGDLLPADGILIQSNDLKVDESSLTGESDHVKKGESFDPMVLSGTHVMEGSGKMLVTAVGVNSQAGIIFTLLGAAVDQQEQEIKKMKKEAKKQRKKKSLTGDEAGEITGNSHVSGGKHEAGENHHAASHAGGAEGKKEKSVLQAKLTKLAIQIGYAGSTIAVLTVIILVIQFCVTTFVIEGKPWKNMYAGDLVRHLIIGVTVLVVAVPEGLPLAVTLSLAYSVKKMMKDNNLVRHLDACETMGNATAICSDKTGTLTTNRMTVVQSYICEKMSKKVPEFSEIPSHIGNLIIQAIAVNSAYTSRIMPPQEPTELPLQVGNKTECALLGFVVALGMNYQTIRDDQPEETFTRVYTFNSVRKSMSTVIPRKGGGYRLFTKGASEIIMKKCAFIYGREGHLEKFTREMQERLVKNVIEPMACDGLRTICVAYRDFVPGKAEINQVHIDNDPNWEDEENVVNNLTCLCIVGIEDPVRPEVPDAIRKCQKAGITVRMVTGDNINTARSIALKCGIFKPNEDFLILEGKEFNRRIRDANGEVQQHLLDKVWPRLRVLARSSPTDKYTLVKGIIDSKASVSREVVAVTGDGTNDGPALKKADVGFAMGIAGTDVAKEASDIILTDDNFSSIVKAVMWGRNVYDSIAKFLQFQLTVNIVAVIVAFIGACAVQDSPLKAVQMLWVNLIMDTLASLALATEMPTSDLLLRKPYGRTKPLISRTMMKNILGQAVYQLSVIFMLLFVGDKMLDIETGRGVAQTGGGPTQHFTIIFNTFVMMTLFNEFNARKIHGQRNVFQGIFTNPIFYSIWIMTCLAQVIIIQYGKMAFSTKALTLEQWMWCLFFGVGTLLWGQVITTIPTRKIPKILSTWRLVDGKLNKFWKTFLS; the protein is encoded by the exons TACAACTAGTGTGGGAAGCTCTTCAAGATGTTACATTAATCATCTTGGAAGTAGCTGCATTGGTTTCATTAGGTCTTAGCTTTTATCAGCCAGCAGATGATGAGGAGAGAC CTTTGATAGATGAAGATGAATCAAAGTACGGTTGGATAGAAGGAGCTGCTATATTTGTTTCTGTGATCTTGGTGGTAATAGTAACAGCTTCCAATGATTACTCTAAGGAAAAACAGTTTAGGGGTCTCCAAAGTCGGATAGAAGGGGAGCATAGATTCTCTGTCATTCGGCAAGGAGAGGTCAAACAGATCTCTGTGACTGACATTGTTGTTGGTGATATATGTCAG ATAAAATATGGAGACCTGCTGCCAGCAGATGGTATCCTTATACAAAGCAACGATCTCAAAGTGGATGAGTCCAGTTTAACCGGAGAGTCAGACCATGTTAAAAAAGGagaatcgttcgatcccaTGGTACTCTCAG GTACACATGTGATGGAGGGTTCTGGGAAAATGTTAGTTACCGCTGTGGGCGTTAACTCGCAGGCTGGTATTATCTTTACTTTGTTGGGTGCTGCTGTTGAtcaacaagaacaagaaatcAAGAAGATGAAGAAAG AGGCTAAGAAGCAGCGGAAGAAGAAGTCATTAACAG GAGATGAAGCTGGAGAAATAACTGGAAACAGCCATGTGAGTGGAGGCAAGCACGAGGCCGGGGAGAACCATCACGCAGCCAGCCATGCGGGCGGAGCAGaagggaagaaagagaagagtgTTTTACAAGCCAAGCTAACTAAACTCGCCATACAAATCGGTTATGCCGGCTCGACCATAGCAGTGCTTACTGTTATCATTCTAGTCATTCAGTTCTGCGTTACCACGTTTGTGATAGAGGGGAAACCTTGGAAAAATATGTACGCTGGTGATCTGGTGCGGCATTTGATCATTGGTGTAACGGTACTCGTAGTCGCCGTTCCCGAAGGTCTTCCTCTAGCTGTCACCCTCTCCCTCGCTTATTCCGTTAAG AAAATGATGAAAGACAACAACTTGGTACGTCATTTGGATGCTTGCGAAACTATGGGTAACGCCACGGCAATCTGTTCGGACAAGACTGGTACCCTGACAACCAACCGGATGACCGTCGTTCAGTCGTACATATGCGAGAAAATGAGCAAAAAGGTCCCGGAGTTCTCGGAGATCCCGTCGCACATCGGAAACTTAATAATTCAAGCTATCGCTGTTAATTCGGCGTACACATCCAGAATAATGCCCCCGCAGGAACCTACAGAATTGCCGCTTCAAGTCGGTAATAAAACCGAATGTGCCTTACTTGGATTCGTAGTAGCCCTGGGCATGAACTATCAGACGATACGAGACGATCAACCTGAGGAAACCTTCACACGGGTGTACACGTTCAATAGCGTTAGGAAGAGCATGTCTACTGTCATCCCGAGGAAAGGTGGTGGATACAGACTCTTCACCAAGGGCGCTTCCGAGATCATTATGAAGAA ATGTGCCTTTATATATGGTCGTGAAGGTCATTTGGAGAAATTTACCAGAGAGATGCAGGAGCGTCTGGTAAAGAACGTGATCGAGCCGATGGCGTGCGACGGACTCCGTACGATCTGCGTCGCATATCGCGACTTCGTTCCCGGCAAGGCAGAGATCAATCAGGTTCACATCGACAACGATCCAAATTGGGAGGACGAGGAGAACGTCGTAAACAATCTCACGTGTTTGTGCATCGTCGGTATTGAGGACCCGGTACGTCCGGAGGTGCCGGACGCGATCAGGAAGTGTCAGAAGGCGGGCATCACTGTGCGAATGGTGACTGGAGACAATATAAATACTGCGCGTTCCATTGCCCTGAAATGTGGGATTTTTAAGCCGAACGAAGACTTCCTGATCTTAGAAGGCAAAGAGTTCAACAGGAGGATCCGTGACGCTAACGGCGAGGTACAGCAACATTTGCTGGACAAAGTGTGGCCGAGGTTAAGGGTGTTGGCTAGGTCGTCGCCTACAGACAAATACACGCTCGTGAAAGGCATAATCGATAGCAAAGCGAGCGTGAGTCGCGAGGTTGTTGCTGTAACCGGTGATGGAACGAATGACGGTCCTGCTTTGAAAAAGGCGGATGTCGGCTTTGCCATGGGCATTGCCGGCACCGATGTCGCTAAAGAAGCTTCTGATATCATTCTAACGGACGATAATTTCTCGTCGATCGTGAAGGCAGTTATGTGGGGTAGAAACGTCTACGATAGTATAGCGAAGTTCTTGCAGTTTCAATTGACCGTCAATATCGTCGCTGTTATAGTTGCTTTTATCGGAGCATGTGCCGTGCAAGATTCCCCCCTTAAAGCGGTGCAGATGTTGTGGGTGAACTTAATCATGGACACATTAGCATCTCTTGCATTGGCCACCGAAATGCCAACGTCTGACCTTCTTCTTCGTAAACCGTACGGTCGCACGAAGCCGCTCATCTCCAGGACAATGATGAAGAACATTCTCGGCCAAGCTGTCTATCAATTGTCTGTAATTTTTATGCTTCTTTTCGTTG GTGATAAGATGCTTGACATCGAAACAGGCCGGGGAGTTGCGCAGACTGGTGGCGGTCCAACGCAGCACTTCACCATCATCTTCAACACATTCGTCATGATGACTCTTTTCAACGAATTTAACGCTAGGAAAATCCATGGTCAGCGTAATGTCTTCCAAGGAATATTCACCAACCCCATCTTTTACTCTATCTGGATCATGACATGTCTAGCGCAG GTAATTATCATACAATACGGTAAAATGGCGTTCAGCACGAAAGCTCTCACATTAGAACAATGGATGTGGTGCCTGTTCTTCGGAGTCGGTACTCTATTGTGGGGCCAAGTAATTACGACTATTCCTACGCGCAAGATTCCTAAAATCCTTTC AACCTGGAGATTGGTCGATGGAAAACTGAATAAATTCTGGAAAACGTTTTTGAGCTGA